A window from Brachyhypopomus gauderio isolate BG-103 chromosome 6, BGAUD_0.2, whole genome shotgun sequence encodes these proteins:
- the znf598 gene encoding E3 ubiquitin-protein ligase ZNF598 isoform X3 produces MGPVIFVRKLRPFTALPYHDYQLEKKYDIYFADGKIFAQFRKILLSECPQCPEPKVFSKFEELEQHMRKQHELFCCKLCAKHLKIFSYERKWYNRKDLARHRTQGDPDDTSHRGHPLCKFCDDRYLDNDELLKHLRRDHYFCHFCDADGAQEYYSDYRYLSEHFRESHYLCEEGRCISEQFTHAFRTEIDYKAHKAAAHSKSRAEARQNRQIDIQFNYAPRQQRRNDGFVGGEDYEEVDRFNRAGRSGRVRAPGLQQNVRSWRYNREEEDRDLAAAIRASQAVRRQEARGAFHERANQKPRKEEKMDTDELRSNRGAAKPSGDVQGRSMKNNVTMKGADFPVLGAGVNLPPPTPNTVKPSPVALKEDDFPSLVQSAGSAPVKPAYTAQTRKHSSFQEEDFPALVSKIRPQKPHGSTTSAWSQAGSTPVVPSTKPVVLPMKTAPAPTPVFSANDPPPSSSASQPPTSRRKKQLTSLETAKATPKVKRPVLSDDEDGGKTTMEIRAAPTMLEISSLLTVKPGPSQPNPKAGRKKKLANTPAGTSSHNGDLVTHVAHKENVPDTKPPDGSVPKVPVVPKANKIINGYKENATEVTSSSSTPEEPPAAKKQPVSDLTPAPEEDFPALITKKPPPGFKTAFPLKTTQSGLPPPPGLGPTVSKPPPGFTGVPLNSNVVEPTVPISNRPAPSLGTYHMPENFKERNMDLIQSIKNFLKNDESKFNEFRNYSGQFRQGVISAGQYHKSCQLLLGDSFNRVFNELLVLLPDTRKQQELLTAHADCKALETQQHGSKPPKNKKKAWQTNAFSSSLDLDCQVCPTCKQVLALKDFNTHKTLHIGEDDFPSLQDISKIIS; encoded by the exons ATGGGCCCG GTTATCTTTGTAAGGAAACTCCGACCATTTACTGCTCTTCCATATCATGACTATCAGCTTGAGAAGAAATACGACATCTATTTCGCTGATGGGAAAATTTTTGCACAATTTAG GAAGATTTTGCTATCTGAATGTCCACAATGTCCTGAGCCCAAAGTGTTCTCCAAATTTGAAGAGTTAGAGCAACACATGCGGAAGCAGCATGAGCTCTTTTGCTGCAAGTTGTGTGCTAAACATTTAAAG ATATTCTCCTACGAGCGGAAGTGGTATAATCGCAAGGACTTGGCTCGGCATCGGACGCAAGGGGACCCGGACGACACCTCTCATCGTGGCCATCCGCTTTGTAAATTCTGTGATGACCGATACCTAGACAACGATGAGCTGCTTAAGCACTTGAGGCGTGACCACTACTTCTGCCATTTCTGTGATGCAGACGGAGCTCAAGAATACTACAG tgactacaggTACCTTAGCGAACACTTCAGAGAGAGCCATTACTTGTGTGAGGAGGGACGTTGCATCTCGGAGCAATTCACACATGCTTTTCGGACAGAGATTGACTACAAGGCCCACAAGGCTGCTGCCCACAGTAAGAGCAGAGCTGAAGCGCGGCAGAACCGCCAGATCGACATACAGTTCAATTACGCTCCACGACAGCAGAGGAGGAATGATG GTTTTGTGGGAGGGGAGGACTATGAAGAAGTGGACCGCTTTAACAGAGCAGGGCGGTCTGGAAGAGTAAGAGCCCCGGGGTTGCAGCAGAACGTGAGAAGCTGGAGATATAACCG GGAAGAGGAAGACCGGGACCTGGCTGCTGCTATTCGGGCCTCGCAGGCTGTCCGTCGGCAGGAGGCTAGGGGAGCGTTTCACGAGCGGGCCAATCAGAAGCCTCGCAAAGAGGAGAAAATGGACACGGACGAGCTACGAAGCAACAGAGGGGCAGCGAAGCCTTCTGGTGACGTGCAAG GTCGTTCAATGAAGAATAACGTCACCATGAAGGGTGCAGACTTTCCAGTTTTAGGGGCTGGTGTGAATCTGCCACCTCCCACTCCAAA CACAGTCAAACCAAGTCCCGTTGCCCTGAAGGAGGACGATTTCCCCAGCCTGGTACAGTCTGCAGGCTCAGCACCGGTGAAGCCAGCGTACACGGCTCAAACCCGGAAACATTCCTCCTTCCAAGAGGAGGACTTCCCAGCACTTGTGTCAAAGATCAGACCTCAGAAGCCCCATGGGAGCACGACGTCTGCTTGGTCCCAAGCAGGAAGTACACCTGTGGTGCCCAGCACCAAACCTGTGGTCCTGCCCATGAAAACGGCTCCCGCACCTACCCCTGTGTTTTCCGCCAATGACCCCCCACCCTCCAGTAGCGCTTCTCAGCCTCCCACCTCTCGCCGCAAGAAGCAGCTCACATCTTTAGAAACTGCAAAAGCCACACCTAAAGTAAAGCGTCCGGTCTTGTCCGACGACGAAGACGGTGGTAAAACAACCATGGAGATCCGTGCGGCGCCCACCATGCTGGAGATTTCCTCTCTGCTTACGGTGAAGCCAGGCCCGTCACAGCCCAACCCCAAAGCAGGCAGGAAGAAGAAGCTGGCCAACACTCCTGCCGGGACGTCCTCACATAACGGGGACTTGGTGACCCACGTGGCTCACAAAGAGAATGTACCTGACACTAAGCCACCAGATGGCAGTGTCCCTAAAGTCCCTGTGGTTCCCAAAGCAAACAAAATTATCAACGGATACAAGGAGAATGCCACAGAGGTGACTTCCTCTTCAAGTACTCCTGAAGAGCCTCCTGCTGCAAAGAAGCAGCCAGTATCCGACCTTACCCCTGCCCCCGAGGAAGACTTCCCTGCTCTCATCACTAAGAAACCTCCCCCTG gaTTTAAAACTGCATTTCCGCTGAAGACTACTCAGTCTGGccttcctccccctcctggTCTTGGACCTACAGTCAGCAAACCTCCACCAGGGTTCACTGGCGTCCCACTCAACAGTAATGTAGTAGAACCTACAGTGCCTATTTCTAACAG ACCAGCACCCTCATTGGGGACCTACCACATGCCAGAAAACTTCAAAGAGAGAAACATGGACCTTATTCAGTCTATAAAGAACTTCCTAAAAAATGATGAATCCAAGTTTAACGAATTTAGAAACTATTCAGGCCAGTTCAGACAG GGTGTAATCTCTGCTGGTCAGTACCACAAAAGTTGCCAGCTGCTACTGGGTGACAGCTTCAACAGGGTTTTCAACGAGTTGCTGGTTCTCCTCCCAGACACACGGAAACAGCAGGAGCTCCTCACTGCCCACGCGGACTGCAAGGCCTTGGAGACACAGCAGCACGGCTCCAAACCCccaaagaataagaagaaagcCTGGCAGACAAATGCCTTTAGCAGCAGCCTTGACCTGGACTGCCAGGTGTGTCCCACCTGCAAGCAGGTGTTGGCCCTAAAAGACTTCAATACCCATAAGACCCTGCATATCGGAGAAGACGATTTTCCCTCCCTCCAGGACATTAGTAAAATCATCAGTTAA
- the znf598 gene encoding E3 ubiquitin-protein ligase ZNF598 isoform X1, with the protein MESTMKRDTENVCVLCCQDVDIFAVGKCDHPVCYRCSTKMRVLCDQKYCAVCREELDKVIFVRKLRPFTALPYHDYQLEKKYDIYFADGKIFAQFRKILLSECPQCPEPKVFSKFEELEQHMRKQHELFCCKLCAKHLKIFSYERKWYNRKDLARHRTQGDPDDTSHRGHPLCKFCDDRYLDNDELLKHLRRDHYFCHFCDADGAQEYYRCLDVLALYVFNPKILFFDGPAYHSCMAVFSSDYRYLSEHFRESHYLCEEGRCISEQFTHAFRTEIDYKAHKAAAHSKSRAEARQNRQIDIQFNYAPRQQRRNDGFVGGEDYEEVDRFNRAGRSGRVRAPGLQQNVRSWRYNREEEDRDLAAAIRASQAVRRQEARGAFHERANQKPRKEEKMDTDELRSNRGAAKPSGDVQGRSMKNNVTMKGADFPVLGAGVNLPPPTPNTVKPSPVALKEDDFPSLVQSAGSAPVKPAYTAQTRKHSSFQEEDFPALVSKIRPQKPHGSTTSAWSQAGSTPVVPSTKPVVLPMKTAPAPTPVFSANDPPPSSSASQPPTSRRKKQLTSLETAKATPKVKRPVLSDDEDGGKTTMEIRAAPTMLEISSLLTVKPGPSQPNPKAGRKKKLANTPAGTSSHNGDLVTHVAHKENVPDTKPPDGSVPKVPVVPKANKIINGYKENATEVTSSSSTPEEPPAAKKQPVSDLTPAPEEDFPALITKKPPPGFKTAFPLKTTQSGLPPPPGLGPTVSKPPPGFTGVPLNSNVVEPTVPISNRPAPSLGTYHMPENFKERNMDLIQSIKNFLKNDESKFNEFRNYSGQFRQGVISAGQYHKSCQLLLGDSFNRVFNELLVLLPDTRKQQELLTAHADCKALETQQHGSKPPKNKKKAWQTNAFSSSLDLDCQVCPTCKQVLALKDFNTHKTLHIGEDDFPSLQDISKIIS; encoded by the exons ATGGAATCGACAATGAAAAGGGATACGGAGAACGTATGTGTGCTCTGCTGCCAAGACGTCGACATTTTCGCGGTGGGAAAGTGTGACCACCCGGTGTGCTACCGTTGCTCCACCAAGATGCGGGTGTTATGTGACCAGAAATACTGCGCCGTGTGCCGCGAGGAGCTTGACAAG GTTATCTTTGTAAGGAAACTCCGACCATTTACTGCTCTTCCATATCATGACTATCAGCTTGAGAAGAAATACGACATCTATTTCGCTGATGGGAAAATTTTTGCACAATTTAG GAAGATTTTGCTATCTGAATGTCCACAATGTCCTGAGCCCAAAGTGTTCTCCAAATTTGAAGAGTTAGAGCAACACATGCGGAAGCAGCATGAGCTCTTTTGCTGCAAGTTGTGTGCTAAACATTTAAAG ATATTCTCCTACGAGCGGAAGTGGTATAATCGCAAGGACTTGGCTCGGCATCGGACGCAAGGGGACCCGGACGACACCTCTCATCGTGGCCATCCGCTTTGTAAATTCTGTGATGACCGATACCTAGACAACGATGAGCTGCTTAAGCACTTGAGGCGTGACCACTACTTCTGCCATTTCTGTGATGCAGACGGAGCTCAAGAATACTACAGGTGCTTGGATGTCTTAGCTTTGTATGTCTTTAACCCCAAAATACTTTTCTTTGATGGTCCTGCTTATCATTCTTGTATGGCTGttttttccagtgactacaggTACCTTAGCGAACACTTCAGAGAGAGCCATTACTTGTGTGAGGAGGGACGTTGCATCTCGGAGCAATTCACACATGCTTTTCGGACAGAGATTGACTACAAGGCCCACAAGGCTGCTGCCCACAGTAAGAGCAGAGCTGAAGCGCGGCAGAACCGCCAGATCGACATACAGTTCAATTACGCTCCACGACAGCAGAGGAGGAATGATG GTTTTGTGGGAGGGGAGGACTATGAAGAAGTGGACCGCTTTAACAGAGCAGGGCGGTCTGGAAGAGTAAGAGCCCCGGGGTTGCAGCAGAACGTGAGAAGCTGGAGATATAACCG GGAAGAGGAAGACCGGGACCTGGCTGCTGCTATTCGGGCCTCGCAGGCTGTCCGTCGGCAGGAGGCTAGGGGAGCGTTTCACGAGCGGGCCAATCAGAAGCCTCGCAAAGAGGAGAAAATGGACACGGACGAGCTACGAAGCAACAGAGGGGCAGCGAAGCCTTCTGGTGACGTGCAAG GTCGTTCAATGAAGAATAACGTCACCATGAAGGGTGCAGACTTTCCAGTTTTAGGGGCTGGTGTGAATCTGCCACCTCCCACTCCAAA CACAGTCAAACCAAGTCCCGTTGCCCTGAAGGAGGACGATTTCCCCAGCCTGGTACAGTCTGCAGGCTCAGCACCGGTGAAGCCAGCGTACACGGCTCAAACCCGGAAACATTCCTCCTTCCAAGAGGAGGACTTCCCAGCACTTGTGTCAAAGATCAGACCTCAGAAGCCCCATGGGAGCACGACGTCTGCTTGGTCCCAAGCAGGAAGTACACCTGTGGTGCCCAGCACCAAACCTGTGGTCCTGCCCATGAAAACGGCTCCCGCACCTACCCCTGTGTTTTCCGCCAATGACCCCCCACCCTCCAGTAGCGCTTCTCAGCCTCCCACCTCTCGCCGCAAGAAGCAGCTCACATCTTTAGAAACTGCAAAAGCCACACCTAAAGTAAAGCGTCCGGTCTTGTCCGACGACGAAGACGGTGGTAAAACAACCATGGAGATCCGTGCGGCGCCCACCATGCTGGAGATTTCCTCTCTGCTTACGGTGAAGCCAGGCCCGTCACAGCCCAACCCCAAAGCAGGCAGGAAGAAGAAGCTGGCCAACACTCCTGCCGGGACGTCCTCACATAACGGGGACTTGGTGACCCACGTGGCTCACAAAGAGAATGTACCTGACACTAAGCCACCAGATGGCAGTGTCCCTAAAGTCCCTGTGGTTCCCAAAGCAAACAAAATTATCAACGGATACAAGGAGAATGCCACAGAGGTGACTTCCTCTTCAAGTACTCCTGAAGAGCCTCCTGCTGCAAAGAAGCAGCCAGTATCCGACCTTACCCCTGCCCCCGAGGAAGACTTCCCTGCTCTCATCACTAAGAAACCTCCCCCTG gaTTTAAAACTGCATTTCCGCTGAAGACTACTCAGTCTGGccttcctccccctcctggTCTTGGACCTACAGTCAGCAAACCTCCACCAGGGTTCACTGGCGTCCCACTCAACAGTAATGTAGTAGAACCTACAGTGCCTATTTCTAACAG ACCAGCACCCTCATTGGGGACCTACCACATGCCAGAAAACTTCAAAGAGAGAAACATGGACCTTATTCAGTCTATAAAGAACTTCCTAAAAAATGATGAATCCAAGTTTAACGAATTTAGAAACTATTCAGGCCAGTTCAGACAG GGTGTAATCTCTGCTGGTCAGTACCACAAAAGTTGCCAGCTGCTACTGGGTGACAGCTTCAACAGGGTTTTCAACGAGTTGCTGGTTCTCCTCCCAGACACACGGAAACAGCAGGAGCTCCTCACTGCCCACGCGGACTGCAAGGCCTTGGAGACACAGCAGCACGGCTCCAAACCCccaaagaataagaagaaagcCTGGCAGACAAATGCCTTTAGCAGCAGCCTTGACCTGGACTGCCAGGTGTGTCCCACCTGCAAGCAGGTGTTGGCCCTAAAAGACTTCAATACCCATAAGACCCTGCATATCGGAGAAGACGATTTTCCCTCCCTCCAGGACATTAGTAAAATCATCAGTTAA
- the znf598 gene encoding E3 ubiquitin-protein ligase ZNF598 isoform X2, producing the protein MESTMKRDTENVCVLCCQDVDIFAVGKCDHPVCYRCSTKMRVLCDQKYCAVCREELDKVIFVRKLRPFTALPYHDYQLEKKYDIYFADGKIFAQFRKILLSECPQCPEPKVFSKFEELEQHMRKQHELFCCKLCAKHLKIFSYERKWYNRKDLARHRTQGDPDDTSHRGHPLCKFCDDRYLDNDELLKHLRRDHYFCHFCDADGAQEYYSDYRYLSEHFRESHYLCEEGRCISEQFTHAFRTEIDYKAHKAAAHSKSRAEARQNRQIDIQFNYAPRQQRRNDGFVGGEDYEEVDRFNRAGRSGRVRAPGLQQNVRSWRYNREEEDRDLAAAIRASQAVRRQEARGAFHERANQKPRKEEKMDTDELRSNRGAAKPSGDVQGRSMKNNVTMKGADFPVLGAGVNLPPPTPNTVKPSPVALKEDDFPSLVQSAGSAPVKPAYTAQTRKHSSFQEEDFPALVSKIRPQKPHGSTTSAWSQAGSTPVVPSTKPVVLPMKTAPAPTPVFSANDPPPSSSASQPPTSRRKKQLTSLETAKATPKVKRPVLSDDEDGGKTTMEIRAAPTMLEISSLLTVKPGPSQPNPKAGRKKKLANTPAGTSSHNGDLVTHVAHKENVPDTKPPDGSVPKVPVVPKANKIINGYKENATEVTSSSSTPEEPPAAKKQPVSDLTPAPEEDFPALITKKPPPGFKTAFPLKTTQSGLPPPPGLGPTVSKPPPGFTGVPLNSNVVEPTVPISNRPAPSLGTYHMPENFKERNMDLIQSIKNFLKNDESKFNEFRNYSGQFRQGVISAGQYHKSCQLLLGDSFNRVFNELLVLLPDTRKQQELLTAHADCKALETQQHGSKPPKNKKKAWQTNAFSSSLDLDCQVCPTCKQVLALKDFNTHKTLHIGEDDFPSLQDISKIIS; encoded by the exons ATGGAATCGACAATGAAAAGGGATACGGAGAACGTATGTGTGCTCTGCTGCCAAGACGTCGACATTTTCGCGGTGGGAAAGTGTGACCACCCGGTGTGCTACCGTTGCTCCACCAAGATGCGGGTGTTATGTGACCAGAAATACTGCGCCGTGTGCCGCGAGGAGCTTGACAAG GTTATCTTTGTAAGGAAACTCCGACCATTTACTGCTCTTCCATATCATGACTATCAGCTTGAGAAGAAATACGACATCTATTTCGCTGATGGGAAAATTTTTGCACAATTTAG GAAGATTTTGCTATCTGAATGTCCACAATGTCCTGAGCCCAAAGTGTTCTCCAAATTTGAAGAGTTAGAGCAACACATGCGGAAGCAGCATGAGCTCTTTTGCTGCAAGTTGTGTGCTAAACATTTAAAG ATATTCTCCTACGAGCGGAAGTGGTATAATCGCAAGGACTTGGCTCGGCATCGGACGCAAGGGGACCCGGACGACACCTCTCATCGTGGCCATCCGCTTTGTAAATTCTGTGATGACCGATACCTAGACAACGATGAGCTGCTTAAGCACTTGAGGCGTGACCACTACTTCTGCCATTTCTGTGATGCAGACGGAGCTCAAGAATACTACAG tgactacaggTACCTTAGCGAACACTTCAGAGAGAGCCATTACTTGTGTGAGGAGGGACGTTGCATCTCGGAGCAATTCACACATGCTTTTCGGACAGAGATTGACTACAAGGCCCACAAGGCTGCTGCCCACAGTAAGAGCAGAGCTGAAGCGCGGCAGAACCGCCAGATCGACATACAGTTCAATTACGCTCCACGACAGCAGAGGAGGAATGATG GTTTTGTGGGAGGGGAGGACTATGAAGAAGTGGACCGCTTTAACAGAGCAGGGCGGTCTGGAAGAGTAAGAGCCCCGGGGTTGCAGCAGAACGTGAGAAGCTGGAGATATAACCG GGAAGAGGAAGACCGGGACCTGGCTGCTGCTATTCGGGCCTCGCAGGCTGTCCGTCGGCAGGAGGCTAGGGGAGCGTTTCACGAGCGGGCCAATCAGAAGCCTCGCAAAGAGGAGAAAATGGACACGGACGAGCTACGAAGCAACAGAGGGGCAGCGAAGCCTTCTGGTGACGTGCAAG GTCGTTCAATGAAGAATAACGTCACCATGAAGGGTGCAGACTTTCCAGTTTTAGGGGCTGGTGTGAATCTGCCACCTCCCACTCCAAA CACAGTCAAACCAAGTCCCGTTGCCCTGAAGGAGGACGATTTCCCCAGCCTGGTACAGTCTGCAGGCTCAGCACCGGTGAAGCCAGCGTACACGGCTCAAACCCGGAAACATTCCTCCTTCCAAGAGGAGGACTTCCCAGCACTTGTGTCAAAGATCAGACCTCAGAAGCCCCATGGGAGCACGACGTCTGCTTGGTCCCAAGCAGGAAGTACACCTGTGGTGCCCAGCACCAAACCTGTGGTCCTGCCCATGAAAACGGCTCCCGCACCTACCCCTGTGTTTTCCGCCAATGACCCCCCACCCTCCAGTAGCGCTTCTCAGCCTCCCACCTCTCGCCGCAAGAAGCAGCTCACATCTTTAGAAACTGCAAAAGCCACACCTAAAGTAAAGCGTCCGGTCTTGTCCGACGACGAAGACGGTGGTAAAACAACCATGGAGATCCGTGCGGCGCCCACCATGCTGGAGATTTCCTCTCTGCTTACGGTGAAGCCAGGCCCGTCACAGCCCAACCCCAAAGCAGGCAGGAAGAAGAAGCTGGCCAACACTCCTGCCGGGACGTCCTCACATAACGGGGACTTGGTGACCCACGTGGCTCACAAAGAGAATGTACCTGACACTAAGCCACCAGATGGCAGTGTCCCTAAAGTCCCTGTGGTTCCCAAAGCAAACAAAATTATCAACGGATACAAGGAGAATGCCACAGAGGTGACTTCCTCTTCAAGTACTCCTGAAGAGCCTCCTGCTGCAAAGAAGCAGCCAGTATCCGACCTTACCCCTGCCCCCGAGGAAGACTTCCCTGCTCTCATCACTAAGAAACCTCCCCCTG gaTTTAAAACTGCATTTCCGCTGAAGACTACTCAGTCTGGccttcctccccctcctggTCTTGGACCTACAGTCAGCAAACCTCCACCAGGGTTCACTGGCGTCCCACTCAACAGTAATGTAGTAGAACCTACAGTGCCTATTTCTAACAG ACCAGCACCCTCATTGGGGACCTACCACATGCCAGAAAACTTCAAAGAGAGAAACATGGACCTTATTCAGTCTATAAAGAACTTCCTAAAAAATGATGAATCCAAGTTTAACGAATTTAGAAACTATTCAGGCCAGTTCAGACAG GGTGTAATCTCTGCTGGTCAGTACCACAAAAGTTGCCAGCTGCTACTGGGTGACAGCTTCAACAGGGTTTTCAACGAGTTGCTGGTTCTCCTCCCAGACACACGGAAACAGCAGGAGCTCCTCACTGCCCACGCGGACTGCAAGGCCTTGGAGACACAGCAGCACGGCTCCAAACCCccaaagaataagaagaaagcCTGGCAGACAAATGCCTTTAGCAGCAGCCTTGACCTGGACTGCCAGGTGTGTCCCACCTGCAAGCAGGTGTTGGCCCTAAAAGACTTCAATACCCATAAGACCCTGCATATCGGAGAAGACGATTTTCCCTCCCTCCAGGACATTAGTAAAATCATCAGTTAA